One Robbsia sp. KACC 23696 DNA segment encodes these proteins:
- a CDS encoding DUF3757 domain-containing protein, with the protein MKDSIRFATIASVALSGALGFASITTQAQAPTSVQSRVEHCPQLADMKKLDAVVTARTASGLQWVGVMQSDAQEVRQFQKVWIRPLDDKKRHAGATAPKPGISEFVGCRYDLTRGGSLLMRLSAGRRDDDLVSKIVPRGERWKRDVSGWGDVRYLCTGEPQKCTFSIAESH; encoded by the coding sequence TTGAAAGATTCGATCCGTTTTGCCACGATCGCCAGCGTGGCGCTTTCCGGCGCGCTGGGCTTCGCGTCGATCACGACGCAGGCGCAGGCGCCGACATCGGTACAGTCTCGCGTCGAACATTGTCCGCAGCTTGCGGACATGAAGAAGCTCGATGCAGTCGTTACGGCCCGAACGGCCAGCGGTCTCCAATGGGTCGGCGTTATGCAGTCAGATGCGCAAGAGGTTCGGCAGTTCCAGAAGGTGTGGATTCGCCCGCTCGATGATAAGAAACGCCATGCGGGGGCGACGGCGCCGAAACCCGGGATCAGCGAATTCGTCGGCTGTCGCTACGATCTGACCCGCGGTGGGTCCTTGTTGATGCGCCTGAGCGCTGGCCGCAGGGACGATGATCTCGTCAGCAAGATCGTACCGAGAGGCGAACGATGGAAGCGGGATGTGAGCGGGTGGGGCGATGTTCGCTATCTCTGCACCGGCGAACCACAAAAGTGCACGTTCT
- a CDS encoding AMP-binding protein, with translation MDFATLDAPLAHWASQFPNRIALDDGTRQLTFAALHRAVSARAAYLRDIAAPQHVWLDAALWADAPETDAQTALARDPADSEAGGTAAAAASHDDPIARLRDFLAIIHSGRAAAVADDDWPQAVRGRLADALADTPSTLAAPSPLTPFYVGFTSGSTGLPKGFRRHHRSWVESLRAALDAFGPGAQSRVFCPGRLSHSLFLFGALQGLWTGAGVVLQPRFSAARALQTLRDGEHCVVAVPSQLALMLDVAARRKLAPLEGVTLVMISGARWMRERTPALRALFPNARIIEFYGASETSFVAWTDADDALPGAVVGRPFATVDLRIAPLQPPSTDGAGLIFVRSPMLFNDYVYAAAAGTIDDTAAVRETGDAQGDWLSVRDVGYLDDVGRLCLIGRAKRMLVTQGKNLFPEEVEAVLRAHPWVDDASVHGVPDAIRGRALVAAVRWRQNAGPSDNALMDETIGAAIADGDTDLPPSAAELARWCRARLEPYKTPRRFFVCTDNTAWPCTTSGKTDHPTLAARLDRACAAQAAIAAQASAGSQRSTETIEPADPASDSLRPL, from the coding sequence ATGGATTTCGCCACACTGGACGCGCCGCTGGCTCATTGGGCATCGCAGTTCCCCAACCGCATCGCGCTCGATGACGGCACCCGACAACTGACCTTCGCCGCGCTGCATCGCGCGGTAAGCGCCCGCGCGGCTTATTTGCGGGACATCGCCGCGCCGCAGCATGTGTGGCTCGACGCGGCGCTCTGGGCCGACGCGCCGGAAACGGACGCGCAGACCGCATTGGCGCGCGACCCCGCGGATTCGGAAGCAGGCGGCACGGCAGCAGCGGCGGCCAGTCACGACGACCCCATCGCGCGACTACGGGATTTTCTCGCGATCATCCATAGCGGACGTGCCGCCGCCGTGGCCGACGACGACTGGCCGCAAGCGGTACGCGGCCGCCTCGCCGACGCGCTCGCCGATACCCCGTCGACGCTAGCCGCACCGTCGCCGCTGACACCGTTCTACGTCGGCTTCACCTCGGGCAGCACCGGCTTGCCGAAGGGGTTTCGCCGGCATCATCGTTCTTGGGTGGAAAGCCTGCGCGCCGCGCTCGATGCATTCGGCCCAGGCGCCCAGTCTCGCGTGTTCTGTCCCGGACGCCTGTCCCATTCGCTCTTTCTGTTCGGCGCCTTGCAGGGCCTGTGGACAGGCGCCGGGGTCGTCTTACAGCCGCGATTTTCTGCTGCGCGTGCTTTGCAGACGCTGCGTGACGGGGAACATTGCGTGGTCGCAGTACCCAGCCAATTGGCCCTTATGCTGGACGTGGCGGCACGGCGCAAACTGGCGCCGCTGGAAGGCGTGACACTGGTGATGATCAGCGGCGCGCGATGGATGCGCGAACGGACGCCCGCGCTGCGCGCGCTGTTTCCGAATGCGCGGATCATCGAGTTCTATGGCGCGTCCGAAACCAGTTTCGTCGCGTGGACCGATGCCGACGACGCGCTGCCTGGTGCCGTCGTCGGACGCCCGTTCGCGACGGTCGATCTCCGCATCGCCCCACTGCAACCGCCGTCCACCGATGGCGCCGGCTTGATCTTCGTGCGCAGCCCGATGCTCTTCAACGACTACGTTTATGCCGCTGCCGCAGGCACAATCGACGACACTGCCGCCGTCCGGGAAACGGGCGACGCGCAAGGCGATTGGTTGTCGGTACGGGACGTCGGATATCTCGATGACGTCGGCCGTCTGTGTTTGATCGGCCGCGCAAAGCGCATGCTCGTAACGCAAGGAAAGAACCTGTTTCCCGAGGAAGTGGAAGCGGTGCTGCGCGCGCATCCGTGGGTGGACGATGCGTCGGTGCATGGCGTGCCGGACGCGATTCGCGGTCGTGCCCTCGTGGCTGCCGTCCGATGGCGACAGAATGCGGGACCATCGGACAACGCCCTAATGGATGAAACGATTGGCGCCGCTATCGCCGATGGCGACACCGATCTGCCGCCCAGCGCCGCCGAATTGGCGCGTTGGTGCCGTGCGCGGCTCGAACCCTACAAGACCCCCCGTCGCTTTTTTGTCTGCACGGACAACACGGCCTGGCCTTGTACGACCAGCGGCAAGACCGACCATCCGACCCTGGCCGCACGGCTCGATCGCGCCTGTGCGGCGCAAGCCGCTATCGCCGCGCAAGCATCGGCCGGATCGCAACGATCCACCGAAACCATTGAACCGGCCGATCCAGCATCCGATAGTCTGCGCCCGCTATGA
- a CDS encoding acetyl-CoA C-acyltransferase: protein MNDIDDPIVLAGWARSAVVPVDGAFGDLTPAALGAPVILAALAKAGIVGAQVDTVVAGNALGANGNPARMLALAAGLPDACAAFSLDSQCCAGLDAVTVGAGLIASGTASIVVAGGVEAWSRAPIRAHRPARSDDPHEPPRVYERPAFAPDPARDPDLFAAAADYARQRRWTREAQDRYAIAMHGRARAHAAECANEIVRIAGIDADRYPRTLTAERAARMPLAMRADGLGHGLGLSPSDRIVDIDADDPRYAQSRIAVSPRADGAAFVVLMRASTHHTVRAHLAQTNAPRLIWRGGQSLGGKPEQPMLAAGLAANALLQRHGLSAQALHTIELHDAFASQAFAFAEQLGIDVMQLNRRGGGIARGHPIGASGAIALVRMATDLLRDGKTGDLGLAAIAGAGGLGAAALLARDDAVL, encoded by the coding sequence ATGAACGATATCGACGACCCCATCGTTCTGGCCGGCTGGGCGCGCAGTGCCGTGGTGCCCGTGGATGGCGCCTTTGGCGACCTGACGCCCGCTGCGCTAGGCGCGCCGGTCATCCTAGCAGCGCTGGCGAAGGCGGGAATCGTCGGCGCGCAGGTGGATACCGTGGTGGCTGGCAACGCGCTGGGGGCCAATGGCAATCCGGCGCGGATGCTGGCACTGGCGGCGGGGCTGCCGGACGCCTGCGCCGCCTTCTCCCTCGACAGCCAATGCTGCGCCGGGCTGGATGCCGTCACCGTCGGTGCAGGCCTGATCGCGTCGGGTACGGCATCGATCGTCGTGGCGGGCGGGGTTGAAGCATGGAGTCGCGCACCGATCCGCGCCCATCGTCCTGCCCGCTCCGATGATCCGCACGAACCGCCGCGCGTCTACGAACGTCCTGCGTTCGCCCCCGACCCGGCGCGCGATCCGGACTTGTTCGCGGCGGCCGCCGACTACGCCCGACAGCGCCGATGGACGCGCGAGGCACAGGATCGCTACGCGATCGCCATGCATGGCCGCGCACGCGCCCATGCCGCCGAGTGCGCCAATGAAATCGTGCGCATCGCCGGTATCGATGCCGACCGTTATCCCCGCACGCTGACCGCCGAACGCGCCGCGCGGATGCCACTGGCGATGCGTGCGGACGGCTTGGGACATGGCCTCGGCCTCAGCCCAAGCGACCGTATCGTCGACATCGATGCCGACGACCCACGCTATGCGCAAAGTCGCATCGCGGTATCGCCGCGCGCGGACGGTGCCGCCTTTGTGGTGTTAATGCGTGCATCGACGCACCACACGGTGCGCGCCCACTTGGCGCAGACAAACGCGCCGCGGCTTATCTGGCGCGGCGGCCAATCGCTGGGCGGAAAGCCCGAGCAACCGATGCTCGCCGCGGGACTGGCGGCCAACGCGCTGCTCCAGCGCCACGGCCTATCGGCGCAGGCATTGCACACGATCGAACTGCATGATGCGTTTGCATCCCAGGCGTTCGCGTTTGCCGAGCAATTGGGGATCGACGTGATGCAATTGAACCGGCGTGGCGGTGGCATCGCGCGTGGACATCCCATCGGCGCCTCGGGTGCGATCGCGTTGGTGCGGATGGCAACGGATCTGCTCCGCGATGGGAAAACCGGCGATCTCGGCCTGGCCGCGATTGCCGGCGCAGGCGGCCTGGGCGCCGCGGCCTTGCTCGCGCGCGACGATGCTGTCCTCTAG
- the coaD gene encoding pantetheine-phosphate adenylyltransferase has protein sequence MIIAVYPGTFDPFTRGHEDLVRRASSMFDHLVVGVAASKRKGPFFSLDERLEIARDVLGHYPNVQVEGFSGLLKDFVRKVNGRIIVRGLRAVSDFEYEFQLAGMNRHLLPDVETMFMTPSEQYQFISGNMVREVALLSGDVSKFVFPSVEARLKEKVAKTDLGN, from the coding sequence ATGATCATTGCGGTATATCCCGGCACGTTCGACCCCTTTACGCGGGGCCATGAAGATCTCGTGCGACGCGCCTCGTCGATGTTCGACCATTTGGTCGTCGGCGTGGCCGCCAGCAAGCGCAAGGGCCCCTTTTTCTCGCTCGACGAGCGTCTGGAAATTGCACGGGACGTGTTGGGCCACTATCCGAATGTGCAGGTGGAAGGGTTTTCCGGCCTGCTGAAGGATTTTGTTCGCAAGGTGAACGGACGGATTATCGTTCGGGGCTTGCGAGCGGTATCGGACTTCGAATACGAGTTTCAACTGGCCGGGATGAACCGGCATTTGTTGCCCGATGTCGAAACGATGTTCATGACGCCTTCGGAGCAGTATCAATTCATTTCGGGGAATATGGTCCGCGAAGTGGCGTTGCTCAGCGGCGATGTCAGTAAATTCGTTTTCCCGTCGGTGGAAGCGCGTCTGAAAGAGAAGGTCGCCAAGACCGATCTCGGCAACTGA
- the rsmD gene encoding 16S rRNA (guanine(966)-N(2))-methyltransferase RsmD, with protein MPRSSSPGNAPSRAGGPAAKTGGAAINRPRGVAQQVRIIGGQWKRTPLAVIDAEGLRPTPDRVRETLFNWLGQDLNGWRCVDVFAGSGALGFEAASRGAALVRLIERHPRVAAQLRAVKDKLEARGVDVVEADGGRLLSSMAPASVDLVFLDPPFDSSALPSALVAAARVCTPHGKIYVEAPVPLSPLPVKKKGPASLTLDPNSPLAQAWSTLTRDGWEVSHQGVAGAVHYHLLQRSTTS; from the coding sequence ATGCCTCGTTCGTCTTCTCCCGGCAATGCGCCGTCGCGCGCCGGCGGCCCCGCCGCCAAAACGGGTGGCGCCGCGATCAACCGCCCGCGTGGCGTCGCGCAGCAGGTCCGGATTATTGGCGGACAGTGGAAGCGGACGCCGCTGGCAGTGATCGATGCCGAGGGGCTGCGGCCGACACCGGATCGCGTTCGTGAGACGCTTTTCAACTGGCTCGGACAGGATTTGAATGGCTGGCGCTGCGTCGATGTCTTTGCCGGCAGCGGGGCGCTCGGTTTCGAAGCCGCGTCGCGTGGTGCGGCCTTGGTACGGCTGATCGAGCGTCATCCTCGCGTCGCGGCGCAATTGCGCGCGGTGAAGGACAAGCTGGAGGCGCGCGGAGTCGACGTAGTGGAGGCCGATGGCGGGCGCCTGTTGTCGAGCATGGCGCCGGCCAGCGTCGATCTGGTGTTTCTCGATCCGCCGTTCGACAGCAGCGCCTTGCCGTCCGCATTAGTCGCGGCGGCGCGGGTCTGTACGCCGCACGGAAAGATTTATGTGGAGGCGCCGGTACCGCTTTCGCCGCTGCCGGTCAAGAAAAAGGGGCCCGCATCGCTGACGCTGGATCCGAACAGCCCGCTGGCGCAGGCATGGTCCACTTTGACGCGTGATGGATGGGAAGTGTCACATCAAGGTGTCGCGGGTGCGGTACATTATCACTTACTGCAACGCAGCACGACGAGCTGA